A region from the Mucilaginibacter sp. CSA2-8R genome encodes:
- a CDS encoding DUF6520 family protein, with protein sequence MRKIKSNLTLFAMLLGISAAFAFKTPEPKKFASVWRRIATSSTRETSNSWMQGSGSGNCVSATKICTASFADGYDPNQHTLQENTDNAEGTVNLGYKAN encoded by the coding sequence ATGAGAAAGATCAAGTCAAATCTTACCCTGTTCGCCATGTTATTAGGAATCAGTGCAGCTTTCGCCTTTAAGACACCGGAGCCTAAAAAGTTCGCCAGCGTATGGCGCCGGATCGCCACTTCATCCACCCGCGAGACCAGTAATTCGTGGATGCAGGGAAGCGGTAGCGGCAACTGCGTGTCTGCCACCAAGATCTGTACCGCCTCCTTCGCCGATGGTTATGACCCTAACCAGCACACGTTGCAGGAAAATACTGACAATGCGGAAGGCACGGTCAACCTGGGCTACAAAGCTAACTAA
- a CDS encoding MauE/DoxX family redox-associated membrane protein has translation MRIDTIPASRNHEWLMTAISALLIVLYTYTAFSKLLAFDIFNQQMYNQTLPKWAAGIIIWTLPGVELVTAFLIFKNRSRLYGYIASSILMTLFTGYVALVLAGYFGWMPCSCGGVIQSMDWKTHLLFNIFFLLLSWTGIYIINRERRLLGRKD, from the coding sequence ATGAGAATCGATACAATACCTGCTTCACGAAACCATGAATGGCTGATGACGGCGATCAGTGCCTTATTGATCGTACTTTATACTTATACAGCGTTCAGTAAGCTGCTTGCCTTCGATATATTCAATCAGCAGATGTACAATCAAACCCTTCCAAAATGGGCAGCTGGGATCATCATTTGGACACTGCCGGGCGTTGAACTCGTAACAGCATTCCTGATCTTCAAAAATCGCAGCCGGCTATATGGGTACATTGCATCATCCATACTCATGACATTGTTCACCGGCTATGTAGCCTTGGTACTGGCTGGTTACTTTGGCTGGATGCCTTGCTCATGTGGGGGCGTGATCCAATCGATGGACTGGAAAACGCACCTGCTGTTCAACATTTTTTTCTTGCTGTTAAGTTGGACCGGTATATACATCATTAACAGGGAAAGGAGATTGCTTGGCAGGAAGGATTAA
- a CDS encoding PDDEXK nuclease domain-containing protein — MSIVPLNYQVTLRDLKLRISQARYQSLLAVNRELIGLYLYMGEVLSVRTQSGWGNGIIDTLSKDLQAEYPGVKGFSSRNLRRMRLVYEQTAGNEIWTQAVAKIPWGHTNLIFAKVKEPEQRGFYLQQCFERGWSRGILEEEIKYDRYHKQLDFQNNFSQTIDETRLSIHRQEFRDEYNLSFLGLDDQHTERELENAIVDNISKTLGQLGNDFAFMGRQFRLELDDKEYFIDLLFYHRKLRCMIALELKASEFKPEHSQQLNWYLHLLDKTVRYPEDNPSIGILLCKSKSKLTVEYALELVNKPMGVATYHYRQLPEDIARYLPTEDDFSRIINGAGIAATDEEQD; from the coding sequence ATGTCTATAGTTCCATTAAATTATCAGGTCACCCTTAGGGATCTGAAGCTACGTATCAGCCAGGCGCGTTACCAAAGCTTGCTTGCCGTAAACCGGGAACTTATCGGACTTTACCTGTACATGGGTGAAGTATTGTCAGTCAGGACGCAAAGCGGATGGGGTAACGGCATCATCGATACTTTGTCGAAAGATTTGCAGGCCGAGTATCCGGGTGTGAAGGGCTTTTCTTCCCGTAATCTCAGACGGATGCGTCTGGTTTATGAGCAGACAGCAGGCAATGAGATTTGGACACAGGCTGTGGCCAAAATTCCCTGGGGGCATACCAACCTGATCTTTGCCAAAGTAAAAGAGCCCGAACAACGTGGGTTTTACCTCCAGCAGTGCTTCGAGCGCGGATGGAGCCGGGGTATTTTGGAAGAAGAAATTAAATACGACCGCTACCATAAACAGCTTGATTTTCAGAATAACTTTTCACAAACGATCGACGAGACCCGCTTAAGTATCCACCGGCAGGAATTTCGGGATGAATACAATCTTTCCTTTCTGGGCTTGGATGACCAGCACACTGAGCGTGAACTGGAAAACGCCATTGTTGACAATATCTCAAAGACACTTGGCCAATTAGGTAACGATTTTGCTTTCATGGGTCGTCAGTTTCGCCTGGAGCTGGATGACAAAGAATATTTCATCGACCTATTATTTTATCATCGCAAGCTGAGATGTATGATCGCGTTAGAATTAAAGGCTTCGGAATTTAAGCCGGAACATAGTCAACAACTCAACTGGTATTTGCATCTGCTGGATAAAACCGTTCGCTATCCGGAAGATAATCCCAGTATCGGCATTCTACTCTGCAAAAGTAAAAGTAAGCTGACCGTAGAATATGCATTGGAACTGGTCAACAAGCCTATGGGTGTGGCAACTTACCATTATCGCCAGCTACCGGAAGACATTGCGCGCTACTTACCTACCGAGGATGATTTCAGTCGTATCATTAATGGTGCAGGTATTGCTGCTACCGATGAGGAACAGGATTAA
- the mobC gene encoding conjugal transfer protein MobC: protein MQTGENEQALRKIIDFTRLVSLVILIIHFYLFCYAGLKVIQMTTPLLDRILVPVTNLGLFKHTLYAKSAALLLLIVSLVGSKGKKDDKIRLRTAGTYILLGLLLYGTSSLLHSVVIDQVSFTFIYVAVTTAGYLLILSGGSMLMRKLRLKLDQDIFNKDNESFPQEERLLENEYSFNLPAKYQMRGKNRNSWINIINPFRGTLVAGSPGAGKSYFVIRHLITQHIQKGFTMLVYDFKYDDLTRIVYNALLKYGYLYPIKPVQYIINLDQVMHRANPLEPQTMTDITDAIDSSRTIMLGLNREWIKKQGDFFVESPINFVTAIIWFLKKFEGGQYCTLPHVIELAQIDYKELFAVLLQEPEVEVLINPFISAWRNEAYEQLEGQVASAKISLARLSSPQLYYVLSGDDFSLDINNPEEPKIVCLANNPQKAQVNGAVLSLYVNRINKLVNRRNQQKCSMIFDEFPTIYFNGIDNLIATARSNKVAVTLAVQDYSQLKKDYGREQAEVIMNIVGNVICGQVTGDTAKQLSERIGKINQQKESMSVNSSDTSVSKSTHLDFAVPASTIASLSSGEFVGMVADNPDDPISLKSFHCAIQNNHQAIQEEERSYQDIPSVRSVTAEEIQYQYQQIKRDIKKLVTTIITTSKQLD, encoded by the coding sequence ATGCAAACCGGAGAGAATGAACAAGCACTCAGAAAGATCATTGATTTTACCAGGCTGGTAAGTTTGGTGATTCTCATCATCCACTTTTACCTGTTCTGTTATGCGGGACTCAAAGTCATTCAAATGACAACGCCGTTACTGGACAGGATCTTGGTACCTGTCACAAATCTTGGACTTTTTAAGCATACGCTTTATGCCAAGAGTGCTGCGTTGTTATTATTGATCGTTTCACTGGTGGGCAGCAAAGGTAAAAAGGACGATAAGATCAGGCTTCGGACGGCAGGTACATATATACTACTCGGTTTGTTGCTGTATGGCACCAGTTCGCTTTTGCATTCCGTTGTTATTGATCAAGTATCGTTCACTTTTATTTATGTTGCAGTGACAACCGCGGGTTACCTGTTGATCCTTTCCGGTGGTAGTATGCTGATGCGGAAGTTGCGGCTCAAGCTAGATCAGGACATCTTTAACAAGGACAATGAGTCTTTCCCGCAGGAAGAACGGTTGCTCGAAAATGAATATTCCTTTAATCTTCCTGCTAAGTATCAAATGCGGGGCAAGAACCGCAACAGTTGGATCAATATAATTAACCCCTTCCGTGGTACACTGGTCGCCGGTAGTCCCGGCGCTGGTAAGTCTTATTTTGTCATCCGCCACCTCATTACCCAGCATATCCAAAAGGGTTTTACGATGCTCGTATACGATTTTAAATATGATGATCTGACGCGGATAGTTTATAATGCTTTACTGAAGTATGGTTACTTGTATCCCATTAAGCCCGTCCAATACATCATCAACCTGGATCAGGTGATGCACCGCGCTAATCCCTTAGAACCGCAAACCATGACGGACATTACCGATGCCATCGATTCCAGCCGGACCATTATGCTGGGGCTGAACAGGGAATGGATCAAAAAGCAGGGTGACTTTTTTGTGGAATCACCGATCAATTTTGTTACGGCCATTATCTGGTTCCTGAAAAAGTTCGAAGGTGGCCAATACTGCACCCTGCCGCATGTGATCGAACTGGCACAGATTGATTACAAAGAATTGTTCGCGGTTCTATTGCAGGAACCGGAGGTCGAGGTGCTGATCAACCCATTCATTTCTGCCTGGCGGAATGAAGCTTATGAACAGTTGGAAGGTCAGGTGGCCAGTGCCAAGATCAGTTTGGCACGGTTATCTTCTCCACAACTCTATTATGTGCTCAGTGGCGACGACTTTTCTTTAGACATAAATAATCCGGAAGAACCCAAGATCGTGTGTCTGGCTAACAATCCGCAAAAGGCGCAGGTCAACGGTGCCGTACTTTCTCTTTATGTTAATCGAATCAACAAATTGGTCAACCGTAGAAACCAGCAGAAGTGCAGTATGATCTTCGACGAGTTTCCGACCATTTACTTTAACGGCATCGACAACCTGATTGCTACAGCAAGGTCTAATAAGGTGGCTGTTACCTTAGCGGTTCAGGACTATAGTCAGCTTAAAAAGGATTATGGCCGGGAACAGGCAGAAGTGATCATGAACATTGTAGGTAACGTCATTTGTGGCCAGGTTACCGGTGATACGGCAAAGCAACTGTCCGAACGGATCGGTAAGATCAATCAGCAAAAAGAAAGTATGTCTGTGAATAGTTCTGATACTTCTGTCAGTAAATCAACCCATCTCGATTTCGCCGTGCCTGCATCAACGATCGCCTCTCTTTCCTCCGGCGAGTTTGTAGGTATGGTGGCAGATAACCCTGATGATCCGATCTCACTTAAATCTTTCCACTGCGCTATTCAAAATAATCATCAGGCTATTCAGGAAGAAGAACGCTCCTACCAGGATATACCTTCGGTGAGAAGCGTGACCGCTGAGGAAATTCAGTATCAATACCAGCAGATCAAGCGTGACATCAAAAAGCTGGTGACCACTATAATAACTACTTCTAAGCAATTGGATTAA
- a CDS encoding relaxase/mobilization nuclease domain-containing protein, which produces MVAKIKTGRSILGAINYNEHKVRLGKAELILAQGYLKDPSDLSFSDKLHRLTDLTKRNQRTLVNALHVSLNFAVGENLDKDTLQQIADEYMEGLGFGRQPYLVYQHYDAGHPHLHLVSTNIKPNGERISFHLLANRASERSRKQVELNYGLVKAEDQRQAEKIAGKLSLEPIVYGKSETKRAITNVISGVIRNYKFTSLAEFNAVLNQYNVLADRGAKDTRIYDKNGLVYWALDANGNKIGVPIKASSIYGKPTLQTLTDRFRLNEIMRKPLKPSLITALDHSLQNHPARLKFEHSLKAQGIDAVIRKNPKGMIYGLTFIDHNTGGVFKGSDLGKRYSASNLAAIFRLPGPAGQVPPQESSIITKTYLTNEHVSAVAPSFITEHRLLKTLYQEEYTDFGALAKLKQNKRRKKRRGHSL; this is translated from the coding sequence ATGGTCGCAAAAATTAAAACCGGACGAAGCATCCTCGGTGCAATAAATTACAACGAGCATAAGGTTCGTTTAGGAAAGGCGGAACTGATCCTGGCGCAGGGTTATTTAAAGGACCCGTCTGACCTGTCGTTCAGTGACAAGTTACACCGGTTGACCGATCTGACCAAGCGAAACCAGCGCACACTGGTCAATGCGCTACACGTTTCGTTGAATTTTGCAGTCGGCGAAAATCTGGATAAGGATACGCTTCAGCAAATAGCTGACGAGTACATGGAGGGTTTAGGGTTTGGCAGACAACCTTACCTCGTCTATCAGCATTACGATGCCGGTCATCCACACCTCCATTTGGTGTCGACCAACATCAAGCCCAATGGTGAACGGATCAGTTTTCACTTATTAGCCAACAGAGCATCCGAGCGATCTCGAAAACAGGTAGAGCTAAATTATGGCCTGGTGAAGGCGGAAGATCAACGACAAGCTGAAAAAATTGCTGGCAAGCTGTCTTTGGAACCGATCGTGTATGGGAAGTCAGAGACCAAACGTGCGATCACCAACGTCATCAGCGGAGTTATAAGAAACTATAAGTTCACCAGCCTGGCAGAATTTAACGCGGTGCTGAACCAATACAACGTACTGGCTGATCGTGGTGCCAAGGACACACGGATCTATGACAAAAATGGTTTGGTCTACTGGGCACTGGATGCGAATGGCAACAAGATCGGCGTACCCATCAAGGCCAGCAGTATTTACGGTAAGCCGACACTTCAAACACTAACGGATAGATTTCGATTGAACGAGATCATGCGTAAGCCATTGAAACCATCGCTTATTACAGCTTTGGATCATAGCCTGCAAAATCACCCGGCCCGGTTGAAATTCGAACATTCGCTTAAAGCGCAGGGAATTGATGCCGTAATCCGTAAAAATCCCAAGGGTATGATCTATGGGTTAACTTTTATTGACCACAATACCGGAGGCGTATTTAAAGGCAGCGACCTGGGTAAAAGATATAGCGCATCAAATTTGGCTGCTATTTTTAGGCTACCTGGTCCGGCAGGCCAAGTCCCTCCACAGGAATCATCAATTATTACCAAGACATATTTGACAAACGAACATGTTTCAGCAGTTGCACCAAGCTTCATTACTGAGCACCGCTTACTAAAAACGCTTTACCAGGAAGAATACACAGATTTTGGCGCGTTAGCGAAGCTTAAACAAAATAAGCGACGAAAAAAACGACGCGGACACTCCCTTTAA
- the mobC gene encoding plasmid mobilization relaxosome protein MobC has translation MENEEGNRERKITTRFKPGEFLLIDRRFKKTRFRKMSEYIRSVLLEKPVTVNYRDKSMDEMLEELSLLRRELNAIGNNLNQAVRQINAAHGSADNRLWLSLMSIIGNKVDPAIAQINDRMQSFSELWSQKLKPDEASSVQ, from the coding sequence ATGGAAAATGAGGAAGGAAACCGTGAGCGAAAGATCACCACGAGGTTCAAACCAGGTGAATTCCTGCTAATTGACCGGCGGTTTAAAAAGACACGCTTTCGCAAAATGAGCGAGTACATAAGGAGTGTTCTTTTGGAAAAACCGGTCACCGTGAATTATCGTGACAAGTCCATGGATGAGATGCTGGAAGAGCTCTCCTTGCTGCGCCGTGAACTCAACGCTATTGGCAATAATTTAAACCAGGCTGTACGTCAAATCAACGCCGCGCATGGCTCCGCAGACAATCGTTTGTGGCTGTCATTGATGTCGATTATTGGAAATAAAGTAGACCCGGCTATTGCCCAGATCAATGACCGGATGCAAAGCTTTTCAGAGTTATGGTCGCAAAAATTAAAACCGGACGAAGCATCCTCGGTGCAATAA
- a CDS encoding helix-turn-helix domain-containing protein gives MANHNEIQHDFPKVNRDQLITVQDLLDFKQQLIVDIKKLLKEQSGQPGHQWLKAFEIKKMLRLSESKLQYLRDKGLIPFKKLGGITYYNSGEIEKLMASGKLNDQMKMA, from the coding sequence ATGGCAAATCATAATGAAATCCAACATGACTTTCCTAAAGTAAACCGTGATCAGCTGATCACGGTTCAGGACTTGCTCGACTTTAAGCAACAGCTTATCGTTGATATTAAGAAGCTCCTGAAAGAACAATCCGGCCAGCCGGGCCACCAGTGGCTGAAAGCTTTTGAGATCAAAAAAATGCTCCGGCTATCTGAAAGCAAACTCCAATATCTTCGTGATAAAGGCTTAATCCCATTTAAAAAATTGGGTGGTATCACTTATTACAATTCCGGGGAAATTGAAAAGCTGATGGCCTCCGGTAAGTTGAATGATCAGATGAAGATGGCATGA
- a CDS encoding HNH endonuclease translates to MFEADDIKKVKNVKRNGGTEWAYFNDGEEKTLKLNFSKTQVKGGRELRVGEIILLFQKVDRIRGVQPFTYLTHLVTPLGKPIIRNDELEHKWKWELEVAVIARANPRTAIHTRPNLLSFRNPNWGKICNIEMLNYELTLNEIQKEIWNYFQPFFSSDLDGLLKSPAINNEEIELDFGLLEGREYEYVKTHLSRERNSVIIGLAKSRAFRKSNGRVLCACCDFDFLRTYGEHGLNFIEAHHIIPIGTGVERITRIEDLAMVCANCHRMLHRKIAGTDRYFNVKELRDHVIDRKINYK, encoded by the coding sequence ATGTTCGAGGCCGATGATATAAAAAAGGTAAAAAATGTCAAGCGAAATGGCGGCACTGAATGGGCATATTTTAATGATGGCGAGGAAAAAACATTAAAGCTTAATTTCTCTAAAACCCAGGTTAAAGGAGGCCGCGAGCTTCGTGTAGGAGAGATCATTCTATTGTTTCAAAAGGTGGATAGAATACGCGGCGTTCAACCCTTTACTTATCTTACCCATTTGGTGACGCCATTAGGAAAGCCAATTATTAGAAACGATGAACTTGAACATAAATGGAAATGGGAATTAGAGGTTGCAGTAATAGCTAGAGCCAATCCAAGAACCGCAATACACACACGACCTAACCTACTAAGCTTTCGCAATCCTAACTGGGGGAAAATATGCAATATTGAAATGCTTAATTATGAACTTACCCTAAATGAGATACAGAAAGAAATTTGGAACTATTTTCAACCGTTCTTTAGCTCTGATCTTGATGGATTACTAAAATCTCCTGCAATTAATAATGAAGAAATAGAATTGGATTTTGGTTTATTGGAAGGACGTGAATACGAATATGTAAAAACACACCTAAGCAGGGAACGGAATAGTGTTATAATTGGGTTAGCTAAATCGCGGGCATTCAGGAAAAGTAACGGCCGGGTTTTGTGTGCTTGTTGTGATTTCGATTTTTTAAGGACCTATGGTGAACATGGCTTAAATTTTATAGAAGCACATCATATAATCCCGATAGGAACGGGTGTCGAGCGAATAACAAGAATTGAAGATCTGGCGATGGTTTGCGCGAATTGCCATCGTATGCTGCATAGAAAAATAGCAGGAACCGATCGTTATTTTAACGTGAAGGAACTACGAGATCATGTAATCGATAGGAAAATAAACTATAAATGA